In one window of Gadus chalcogrammus isolate NIFS_2021 chromosome 12, NIFS_Gcha_1.0, whole genome shotgun sequence DNA:
- the rex1bd gene encoding required for excision 1-B domain-containing protein, translating to MVPTDFKAVIRRFYALQTERIEAYRLFEEGHEAYLRTGPQYDFDHYRQLVHEITQAFLGISSEVLRIKEQLQGELRRPDLAEHIDALQHKEKQKLDLTAMLQMARQRAQDHPEEEGCHEKIQEIKQDIIKTQGALAEIMQDFKYDSEECD from the exons ATG gtacCTACAGACTTTAAAGCCGTGATCAGGCGATTCTACGCCCTCCAAACAGAGCGAATAGAGGCGTACAGGCTCTTTGAGGA gggcCATGAGGCGTACTTGCGGACCGGGCCCCAGTACGACTTCGACCACTACAGGCAGCTGGTCCACGAGATCACGCAGGCCTTCCTGGGCATCTCCTCGGAGGTGCTGCGCATCAAGGAGCAGCTCCAGGGGGAGCTGCGGCGGCCGGACCTCGCGGAGCACATCGACGCGCTGCAGCACAAGGAGAAGCAGAAGCTGGACCTG ACAGCCATGCTGCAGATGGCCAGACAGAGGGCCCAGGATCACCCAGAAGAGGAGGGCTGTCATGAGAAGATTCAGGAGATCAAGCAGGA cATCATAAAGACCCAGGGTGCTCTGGCGGAGATCATGCAGGACTTCAAGTACGACTCGGAAGAGTGTGATTGa
- the fam78bb gene encoding protein FAM78B, translating to MGCIQSIACKSRIKRENIIVYDLSATIDHCPTIIEENSPIVLRYKTPYFKASARIVMPPIPRNETWVVGWIQACTQMEFYNTYGDVGMSSWELPELREGRVRAISDSDGVSYPWYGNTTETVTLVGPTSKPSRFVVSMNDNFYPSVTWAVPVSESNTPLLTGITRDQSFTTWLVALNTTSREKILLRTVKWRMRVDVLVDPALPLGCRARLAGRLHQDQPRLLTRMEPVPPNAMGRPNANDAQVLMWRPRRGPPLVVIPPK from the exons ATGGGTTGCATCCAGAGCATAGCCTGTAAGTCACGAATCAAACGGGAGAACATCATCGTGTACGACCTGTCCGCGACCATCGACCACTGTCCGACCATCATCGAGGAGAACTCGCCGATAGTGCTTCGATACAAGACGCCTTACTTCAAAGCCTCCGCGAGGATCGTCATGCCTCCCATTCCCCGCAACGAGACTTGGGTGGTGGGCTGGATACAGGCATGCACCCAGATGGAATTCTACAATACCTATGGAGACGTTGGCAT GTCGAGCTGGGAGCTGCCGGAGCTGCGGGAGGGCCGTGTGCGGGCCATCAGCGACTCGGACGGCGTGAGCTACCCCTGGTACGGCAACACCACGGAGACGGTGACGCTGGTGGGCCCCACCTCCAAGCCCTCCCGCTTCGTGGTCAGCATGAACGACAACTTCTACCCCAGCGTGACCTGGGCGGTGCCGGTCAGCGAGTCCAACACGCCGCTGCTCACGGGCATCACGCGCGACCAGAGCTTCACCACCTGGCTGGTGGCGCTCAACACCACGTCCCGCGAGAAGATCCTGCTGCGCACCGTCAAGTGGCGCATGCGCGTGGACGTGCTGGTGGACCCCGCCCTGCCGCTGGGCTGCCGGGCGCGGCTGGCGGGCCGGCTGCACCAGGACCAGCCCCGCCTGCTCACCCGCATGGAGCCCGTCCCCCCCAACGCCATGGGCCGGCCCAACGCCAACGACGCCCAGGTGCTGATGTGGCGGCCACGCCGGGGGCCCCCCCTCGTGGTCATCCCTCCCAAGTAG
- the slc35a3a gene encoding solute carrier family 35 member A3a, with the protein MASPRLKYLSLGVLVFQTTSLVLTMRYSRTLQGDGPRYLASSAVVVAELMKIVACLLLVLKEHNYSLRALNSILRQEILHKPIDTLKLAVPSGIYTLQNNLLYVALSNLDAATYQVTYQLKILTTALFSVSMLGRRLGVYQWLSLLILMAGVALVQWPSETTGAKETEAPATGTQFVGVAAVLVACCSSGFAGVYFEKILKESKQSVWVRNIQLGLFGLVFGLFGMLAYDGERVSESGMFQGYNGITWTVVALQALGGLVIAAVIKYADNILKGFATSLSIILSTLISYFLLQDFDPTSVFFMGALLVIAATFLYGYEGKTAPNPSRA; encoded by the exons ATGGCGTCCCCCAGGCTGAAGTACCTGTCCCTGGGCGTTCTGGTGTTCCAGACCACGTCGCTGGTGCTCACCATGCGGTACTCCCGCACCCTGCAGGGGGACGGCCCGCGGTACCTGGCCTCCTCCGCCGTGGTGGTCGCAGAGCTGATGAAGATCGTGGCTTGTCTTCTGCTCGTCTTAAAGGAACACA ACTACAGCCTTCGAGCCCTCAACAGCATCCTTCGCCAGGAAATCCTCCACAAGCCCATAGACACCCTTAAACTGGCGGTTCCGTCCGGGATCTACACCCTGCAGAACAACCTGCTCTACGTGGCGTTGTCTAACCTCGACGCTGCCACCTACCAG GTGACGTACCAGCTGAAGATCCTCACCACGGCGCTGTTCTCGGTGTCCATGCTGGGCCGCCGGCTGGGCGTGTACCAGTGGCTCTCGCTGCTCATCCTCATGGCCGGCGTCGCTCTGGTCCAG TGGCCCTCGGAGACCACAGGAGCCAAGGAGACGGAGGCCCCGGCGACGGGGACCCAGTTTGTGGGCGTGGCGGCCGTGCTGGTGGCCTGCTGCTCCAGCGGCTTCGCGGGCGTCTACTTCGAGAAGATCCTGAAGGAGAGCAAGCAGAGCGTCTGGGTCCGCAACATCCAGCTAG ggtTGTTTGGCCTGGTGTTTGGGCTGTTTGGGATGCTGGCCTACGACGGTGAGCGCGTGAGCGAGTCCGGAATGTTCCAGGGGTACAACGGCATCACCTGGACCGTGGTGGCGCTGCAG GCGCTGGGCGGTCTGGTCATCGCGGCGGTCATCAAGTACGCCGACAACATCCTGAAGGGCTTCGCCACCTCGCTGTCCATCATCCTCTCCACCCTCATCTCCTACTTCCTGCTGCAGGACTTTGACCCCACCAG CGTCTTCTTCATGGGAGCATTGCTGGTTATCGCGGCCACCTTCCTGTACGGATACGAGGGGAAGACCGCACCCAACCCCAGCAGAGCATag